One stretch of Roseibium sp. HPY-6 DNA includes these proteins:
- a CDS encoding TetR/AcrR family transcriptional regulator — translation MSDALLNATLRELSETGYAGTTVARIARSAGTSKQAIYRRFPDKTALAAAALANGFLAFRPEPPLRGSVAEDLRRYLVGLAKALTETPLGGAIRSLSSYRDVSEFAVVFAEAESGQRLALRQILIATPFEADMETRIDLLLGLVSFGTLVRGHIPSADDLEKAIHLVLGLVAPRDPRPFSGLPGT, via the coding sequence GTGAGCGATGCGCTTCTTAACGCAACGCTTCGCGAACTTTCAGAGACCGGTTACGCCGGCACGACCGTAGCTCGGATTGCGCGGAGCGCGGGGACGAGCAAACAGGCGATCTACAGGCGCTTTCCGGATAAGACGGCACTTGCCGCCGCAGCGCTGGCGAATGGCTTTCTGGCTTTCAGGCCGGAGCCACCTCTGCGAGGCAGTGTTGCGGAAGACCTGCGGCGGTATCTCGTTGGTCTTGCCAAAGCGCTGACCGAAACACCGCTTGGCGGCGCGATCAGATCCCTTTCCTCCTATCGGGACGTTTCCGAATTTGCCGTTGTTTTTGCGGAAGCGGAAAGCGGTCAACGCTTGGCGCTGCGGCAGATCCTGATCGCAACCCCGTTTGAAGCTGACATGGAGACAAGGATCGATCTTTTGCTTGGATTGGTGTCTTTCGGCACGCTGGTTCGCGGACATATTCCGAGCGCAGATGATCTTGAAAAGGCAATTCACCTCGTTCTGGGCCTTGTCGCGCCGCGCGATCCCCGGCCGTTTTCCGGGCTTCCCGGCACGTGA
- a CDS encoding GNAT family N-acetyltransferase: MSPQAPVISIETPLSEDMGAMIAELNEVLLTLSPPEACYHMSTEDMAGDATTVFVARVDGDAAACGALHRHANGIAEVKRMYTRPIFQGQGLGGKILERIVQLAQSEGFSALVLETGDKHPAAWRIYERAGFSRCGPVLDYPDSPYSVFYSRPLTAN, encoded by the coding sequence ATGTCGCCCCAAGCCCCTGTCATCTCGATCGAAACCCCCTTGTCAGAGGACATGGGCGCGATGATTGCCGAGCTCAACGAGGTGCTGTTGACCTTGTCACCCCCGGAAGCGTGCTACCACATGTCGACCGAGGACATGGCCGGTGATGCGACCACCGTTTTTGTGGCCAGGGTTGACGGCGATGCGGCCGCTTGCGGCGCACTTCACCGGCACGCAAACGGGATTGCTGAGGTCAAGCGCATGTATACGCGCCCCATCTTTCAGGGACAGGGCCTGGGCGGCAAGATCCTCGAACGGATTGTTCAGCTTGCGCAAAGTGAAGGCTTTTCCGCACTTGTTTTGGAGACCGGCGACAAACATCCGGCAGCCTGGCGCATCTATGAGCGTGCCGGCTTCAGCCGTTGCGGACCGGTGCTCGACTATCCCGACAGTCCCTATTCCGTATTTTATTCAAGGCCGCTGACGGCCAACTGA
- the gatC gene encoding Asp-tRNA(Asn)/Glu-tRNA(Gln) amidotransferase subunit GatC: MSVDTDTVKRVARLARIKVSEEDATRMTGELNAILGFVEQLDEVNIDGVEPMTSVVEQTMKKRVDGITDGNKADDITLNAPASEDHFFMVPKVVE; this comes from the coding sequence ATGTCTGTCGATACCGACACAGTGAAACGCGTTGCCAGGCTAGCACGCATCAAAGTCAGCGAAGAAGACGCCACCCGGATGACGGGTGAGCTCAACGCCATTCTCGGGTTTGTCGAGCAGCTCGACGAAGTCAACATCGACGGTGTCGAACCAATGACGTCCGTGGTCGAGCAGACCATGAAGAAACGCGTTGACGGCATCACCGACGGCAACAAGGCCGACGACATAACGCTCAACGCGCCGGCCTCCGAAGATCATTTCTTCATGGTCCCGAAAGTCGTCGAATAA